One segment of Grus americana isolate bGruAme1 chromosome 23, bGruAme1.mat, whole genome shotgun sequence DNA contains the following:
- the LCK gene encoding tyrosine-protein kinase Lck isoform X1 has translation MGCCCSSDYDEDWIENIDICEHCNYPIEPNSKRQRLIRNGSEVQDPLVSYEATSPPCSPLQGKGQPQQGVAVDTPPVGHGHPAPPLVLPDKLVVALYNYEPKHDGDLGLRKGEKLRILEESGEWWKAQSLTTGQEGLIPYNFVATVNSLEPEPWFFKSISRKDAERQLLASGNTHGSFLIRESETSKGSYSLSVRDFDQNQGEMVKHYKIRNMDNGGYYISPRVTFSSLHELVEYYTRSSDGLCTRLGKPCRTQKPQKPWWQDEWEVPRESLKLVEKLGAGQFGEVWMGFYNGHTKVAIKNLKQGSMSPSAFLAEANLMKNLQHPRLVRLYAVVTKEPIYIITEYMEKGSLVDFLKTSEGVKLTINKLLDMAAQIAEGMAFIEAKNYIHRDLRAANILVSDTLCCKIADFGLARLIEDNEYTAREGAKFPIKWTAPEAINYGTFTIKSDVWSFGILLTEIVTYGRIPYPGMTNPEVIQNLERGYRMPQPDNCPQELYELMMQCWKEKPEERPTFDYMKSVLEDFFTATEGQYQQQP, from the exons atgggctgctgctgcagctcggACTATGACGAGGACTGGATCGAGAACATCGACATTTGTGAGCACTGCAATTACCCCATCGAGCCCAACAGCAAGCGCCAG AGGCTGATCCGCAACGGCTCCGAGGTGCAAGACCCCCTGGTGTCCTATGAGGCCACATCTCCGCCGTGCTCCCCCCTGCAAGGTAAGGGCCAGCCACAGCAGGGGGTGGCTGTGGACACCCCCCCAGTTGGCCACGGCCACCCTGCCCCTCCGCTTGTCCTCCCAGATAAGCTGGTGGTGGCCCTGTACAACTACGAGCCCAAGCACGATGGGGACCTGGGGCTGCGGAAGGGCGAGAAGCTCCGCATCCTGGAGGA GAGCGGGGAGTGGTGGAAGGCGCAGTCGCTCACCACCGGCCAGGAGGGTTTGATCCCCTACAACTTTGTGGCCACGGTGAACAGCCTGGAGCCTGAGCC GTGGTTCTTCAAAAGCATCAGCCGCAAGGATGCGGAGCGGCAGCTCCTGGCGTCGGGCAACACGCACGGCTCCTTCCTCATCCGGGAGAGCGAGACCTCCAAAG GCTCCTACTCACTGTCGGTGAGGGACTTCGACCAGAACCAAGGAGAGATGGTGAAGCACTACAAGATCCGCAACATGGATAACGGCGGGTACTACATCTCCCCCCGCGTCACCTTCAGCAGCTTGCACGAGCTGGTGGAGTATTACACAC GCAGCTCCGACGGGCTGTGCACCCGCCTCGGCAAGCCCTGCCGGACCCAGAAGCCGCAGAAGCCGTGGTGGCAGGATGAGTGGGAGGTGCCGCGGGAGTCGCTGAAGCTGGTGGAGAAGCTGGGAGCGGGGCAGTTTGGAGAAGTCTGGATGG GTTTCTACAATGGTCACACCAAGGTGGCCATCAAAAACCTGAAGCAGGGCAGCATGTCACCCAGCGCCTTCCTGGCAGAGGCCAACCTCATGAAGAACCTGCAGCACCCGCGGCTGGTGCGGCTCTACGCCGTGGTGACGAAGGAACCCATCTACATCATCACGGAGTACATGGAGAAGG GCAGCCTCGTGGACTTCCTCAAGACCTCGGAAGGAGTCAAGCTCACCATCAACAAACTGCTGGACATGGCCGCGCAG ATCGCCGAAGGCATGGCCTTCATCGAGGCCAAGAACTACATCCACCGCGACCTGCGGGCTGCCAACATCCTCGTGTCAGACACCCTGTGCTGCAAAATCGCCGACTTCGGGCTGGCCCGCCTCATCGAGGACAACGAGTACACAGCTCGCGAGG gGGCTAAATTCCCCATTAAGTGGACGGCACCAGAGGCTATTAATTACGGGACTTTCACAATCAAGTCTGATGTCTGGTCGTTCGGCATCCTGCTCACAGAGATCGTCACCTACGGCCGGATCCCGTATCCAG GGATGACCAACCCTGAGGTGATACAGAACCTGGAGCGTGGTTACCGCATGCCGCAGCCGGACAACTGCCCGCAGGAGCTGTACGAACTGATGATGCAGTGCTGGAAGGAGAAGCCTGAGGAACGTCCCACCTTTGACTACATGAAGAGTGTCCTGGAGGACTTCTTCACTGCCACCGAGGGCCAGTACCAGCAGCAGCCATGA
- the LCK gene encoding tyrosine-protein kinase Lck isoform X2, producing the protein MGCCCSSDYDEDWIENIDICEHCNYPIEPNSKRQRLIRNGSEVQDPLVSYEATSPPCSPLQDKLVVALYNYEPKHDGDLGLRKGEKLRILEESGEWWKAQSLTTGQEGLIPYNFVATVNSLEPEPWFFKSISRKDAERQLLASGNTHGSFLIRESETSKGSYSLSVRDFDQNQGEMVKHYKIRNMDNGGYYISPRVTFSSLHELVEYYTRSSDGLCTRLGKPCRTQKPQKPWWQDEWEVPRESLKLVEKLGAGQFGEVWMGFYNGHTKVAIKNLKQGSMSPSAFLAEANLMKNLQHPRLVRLYAVVTKEPIYIITEYMEKGSLVDFLKTSEGVKLTINKLLDMAAQIAEGMAFIEAKNYIHRDLRAANILVSDTLCCKIADFGLARLIEDNEYTAREGAKFPIKWTAPEAINYGTFTIKSDVWSFGILLTEIVTYGRIPYPGMTNPEVIQNLERGYRMPQPDNCPQELYELMMQCWKEKPEERPTFDYMKSVLEDFFTATEGQYQQQP; encoded by the exons atgggctgctgctgcagctcggACTATGACGAGGACTGGATCGAGAACATCGACATTTGTGAGCACTGCAATTACCCCATCGAGCCCAACAGCAAGCGCCAG AGGCTGATCCGCAACGGCTCCGAGGTGCAAGACCCCCTGGTGTCCTATGAGGCCACATCTCCGCCGTGCTCCCCCCTGCAAG ATAAGCTGGTGGTGGCCCTGTACAACTACGAGCCCAAGCACGATGGGGACCTGGGGCTGCGGAAGGGCGAGAAGCTCCGCATCCTGGAGGA GAGCGGGGAGTGGTGGAAGGCGCAGTCGCTCACCACCGGCCAGGAGGGTTTGATCCCCTACAACTTTGTGGCCACGGTGAACAGCCTGGAGCCTGAGCC GTGGTTCTTCAAAAGCATCAGCCGCAAGGATGCGGAGCGGCAGCTCCTGGCGTCGGGCAACACGCACGGCTCCTTCCTCATCCGGGAGAGCGAGACCTCCAAAG GCTCCTACTCACTGTCGGTGAGGGACTTCGACCAGAACCAAGGAGAGATGGTGAAGCACTACAAGATCCGCAACATGGATAACGGCGGGTACTACATCTCCCCCCGCGTCACCTTCAGCAGCTTGCACGAGCTGGTGGAGTATTACACAC GCAGCTCCGACGGGCTGTGCACCCGCCTCGGCAAGCCCTGCCGGACCCAGAAGCCGCAGAAGCCGTGGTGGCAGGATGAGTGGGAGGTGCCGCGGGAGTCGCTGAAGCTGGTGGAGAAGCTGGGAGCGGGGCAGTTTGGAGAAGTCTGGATGG GTTTCTACAATGGTCACACCAAGGTGGCCATCAAAAACCTGAAGCAGGGCAGCATGTCACCCAGCGCCTTCCTGGCAGAGGCCAACCTCATGAAGAACCTGCAGCACCCGCGGCTGGTGCGGCTCTACGCCGTGGTGACGAAGGAACCCATCTACATCATCACGGAGTACATGGAGAAGG GCAGCCTCGTGGACTTCCTCAAGACCTCGGAAGGAGTCAAGCTCACCATCAACAAACTGCTGGACATGGCCGCGCAG ATCGCCGAAGGCATGGCCTTCATCGAGGCCAAGAACTACATCCACCGCGACCTGCGGGCTGCCAACATCCTCGTGTCAGACACCCTGTGCTGCAAAATCGCCGACTTCGGGCTGGCCCGCCTCATCGAGGACAACGAGTACACAGCTCGCGAGG gGGCTAAATTCCCCATTAAGTGGACGGCACCAGAGGCTATTAATTACGGGACTTTCACAATCAAGTCTGATGTCTGGTCGTTCGGCATCCTGCTCACAGAGATCGTCACCTACGGCCGGATCCCGTATCCAG GGATGACCAACCCTGAGGTGATACAGAACCTGGAGCGTGGTTACCGCATGCCGCAGCCGGACAACTGCCCGCAGGAGCTGTACGAACTGATGATGCAGTGCTGGAAGGAGAAGCCTGAGGAACGTCCCACCTTTGACTACATGAAGAGTGTCCTGGAGGACTTCTTCACTGCCACCGAGGGCCAGTACCAGCAGCAGCCATGA